GCTATATATTTCTACTCCTCTTTCTTCTTCTAATCAATTGAACGCAGAAGCAAACAACACTTTAAAGTGGTTACCCACAAGTCAGGCACAAACTATCCGATTTCAAACTGGGCTCGATTGATTCTAAGTGTTTTCAAATGATGTTACGCTGACGGAGTGGATGGTCTCCCTTGAGATCCTGCTTTAAATGGGCACAGGAAACACTGTAGGCTATGCTGTAATCAATAGAACAACAAAAACCAACTTGTGATCTGATGCAGCTGTTCATAATGAGACTCCTACAAGCTCGgcctcaaaataaaacaaaaatgaaaaaaagtcctGGATTATATCCTTGTttgtcagtcattcattcatgtgCCTATATTTTAACGTTCTTTATAAATACCTTGCCTGAATCGtgcatttgaaaaagaaaaaaaaagataagggCTAGGCCATTTTTACACTTCGATATTCTATTTAGTGTCTACATTCTGTCAATATGTCCCACCGCGAAACTAAAAGACCTGAAGATCTTCTTTGAAGAAGATCCACTACTTTtttcataatttctaaaatagtCATGGTGTTTGTTCTGCTGCTGCGTTTCTCACAGTCAGAGCAAAACTCTTGATTATATTATGAAGGTCTTAAGGTCTTTAAATTATTAGTCTAGCTTTGCAGTCTCTTTCATCAGTTACACAACATTCATTTTTGGTAACTGCTTGCATAATTTTTCAAATGGAAAAGACCATAAAGTGAGGTAAATGGTGTAATGAGGCTCATGGACCCAGAGGTATAATACGGTAAATGAGGTAATAAGTTTAGATGAGGTACGAGATAAAGATGATGTCCGAtttaaaatgtacacaaaaaaaaGAACACATAGCAGTAGATATATCAAAACGTTATCCTAATGTTTCTGCCAAAACATGCAGCTCTGTTTTCGTCCATAGTTATGAGAAACATTCAGGGATATAACTTGCGTTCTGTGCACAGTAACAATCAAGGAAAAATTGTGCGAACTGTGCAAATATCCAAACATTGcttcatttaagttttttttttttcgtttgtctttttttcttttatctgtCATGTCCCTCACATTctacgagaaaaaaaaaacactgaggtagacaatttttttttaacaaaacttcACCGACTAGGTCTCTGCACAAACGCGAGTACATTCATACATAAGCTAGATGAGGTAGGTGTAATGCAGAGAGAAAATATTTCAAGAATGCAAGAAATTCCctgagaaaaaaaaggaaaataataataaaaaaaaaagatttgaagaCACATACCAAAAGCGAAATGCTCTCAGCTTGCAGCAGTCAAAACTGTGCTGTAACGGCAAGCATTTTGGTGTTACGTGATCATTGAGAATCGTACAAAACTATAAAGTCCTACAACTGCTGTCACCTCGCTAAGATCAAACTGCATTTGCTCCTGATAGATGTGCAAAATCTCCTTTTCTATTTGTCCACAGTTTTGGATTTCAAATCTTAAAAAGGTCAGAACATGAGGATTCGGTTGTTTCCGAAATCCACGGCCACAATCACTCCATCTGGGGTCACTGCTATACCAGAGGGGCGATCCATTTGCCCGAAGCCATTACCGTGAGTCCCAAACTTGCATAAAAAGTTGCCGTTGGGTTCGAACACCTGAATGCGATGGTTGCGGGAGTCCGCCACGATAATACGATCCTCCTGGTCCACGGCTACACCTTGTGGCCGCAAGAACTGGCCATTCCCAGTTCCCTCGGATCCAAGGAAGCGTGCAGACTGGCAGTCAGGCCTGATGACGAGCAGTCGATGATTGTTGAAGTCAGTCACAACAAGGTGACCTTCCTGATTGAAGGCCACGCCACGAGGGGAGTCGAAATGTTTCCATAGGGCACCTTCGAATCCATACTTGTTGAGGAAAGTTCCGTCAGGCCCAAAGAGTTGCACGCGGTGGTTGCGTGTATCTGAAACCAAGATCTTCCCCTCGAAGTTGACGGCCACATCCCATGGGTAGTTGAACTGACCATTTTTGGTTCCCTTCTCACCGAACTTGAGAAGAAACTGCCCATCGAAGGTGAAGATCTGGATGCGGTGATTGTCCTTATCTGCCACAATGATTCTCCTCTGGCTGTCACAGGCGACCCCGGCAGGGCGGTCAAACTGGCCCGGTCGTGAGCCCAAAGTGCCAAACTTGTGGTGGAATGTGCCACAAGGCTTGAAGATCTGCACACGGTTGTTGCTTCGGTCAGCGACCACCACATAGCCCTCCTTATCCACGCAGATCCCCCAAGGTCGACACAGTTGCCCGTCCCCATCCCCTTCTCCACCGAAAGACGCCATGGGCAAACCGACACCACCGTAACTGCGACCCGACTTCACCATCACCTTGAAAGGACTTCCCTCAATGTGCTGATTGCATATAAGCACAGACAGCAAATGCTCCCCCTCGCCTTTAGGCAGATAGCTGACCGTGTACGTTCCATCTTGGTGGTCGGAAACCTCTGCACTGGACAGATTACCATCCGGACTCATAAGCACGACCGAGACACTGTCACCACCGGACAATCTAGGCTCTCCATCATGATCGTATCCTACAACGGTAAAGGATGCTGGCTTTCCTTGCAGCGCTCTCTTGATGCCTTCTCCGTGAGCTTTGGATGCTGTGGCGAAAGCTCCACTGCTGATGAGGCCCAAGGACTTGATGGCAATAAGAAGAGCCTGGTCTGGAGGGGTGAACATGATGCGATCGTCTTCTTGGGGCTGAAGAATGCAACGGAGGGATTTGAGCTCCTGTAGTTGATTTAACATGTGCTCGCGGGCTAGCAGGACGTCTATGCTACGGCCCTCTTCAAGAACCTGTGTCACTGTGGCAATAGTACTATCCAGCTTCGTGAGATTCTGATGTAGTTTCTCAACCTGCAGGTAGAGTGACTTTGCCTTCACCTGGCGGATCTTCTCCACCTGTGCGGAACACAAAAATGGTACCTGATGTTTCAGAAAGTATTTCAATCCAAAGGAATGACTATCATACCAGAATTTACAGACAGACTTTCAAAAGAATTTCATTTACCTTCCAAAGCAGCTCGCATTCCCGTTCTTCCAGGGCTTTCTTATGACGGAGAGTGATTGTTTTTACTTCTGACTGCACAACCTTAGCCTTCAGCTCCACCTGTTCAGCAATGGCCTGGGCTTTCTCGATGCTCAGCTGAAAGAAAATTCAAAGAAAGGGCTGAGAGTTAAATCCATTTAGTAATTTTCAGTCACAGTTCCCGCATATcgtaataactaataatatataataactaaTAGATAGACCTTCCTAAAACAAAAGAGCCATGCCTTGATTTCAAATAATGCCACACAATGGAGcgcaggtgtcaaagccagttcctggagagccgcagctcttcACAGTTTAGATtttaaccctgcttcaacacacttacctgtaggtttgaAACAAGCCTGAGGGACTTgtttgatcaagtgtgtttaattaggcttaaaactaaactgtgcagagctgcggccctgcaggaactggctttgacacctgtctAATAGAGGGATAATGTGCAGTCCCTGTGTATGCATGCCAACAAACATCTAAACTGCCCACCAATCTAACATATAAAGATTCAGTTACATCAGACTGCTGGGAGGTTTAGCTTGAAGTTAAGTTTTACTTTAGGAAAATAACAATGTCGTTTTTAAATTTATGGCAAAAATGATTTGGGTGAAGTTCTGGATCACCATGGACCAGGGATATTATGGAGCAAGTCAGAAGTTATGCTTCCATCATCTCTAATTCCAAATAGGCATCATATAGTTTTACTCTACAATTTCCACTGTGTGCGCACATTTGTCCTCAAGGTGTGATCTGTGTCGCCAAGAAGTTGTGTTTTACCAAGAAGATTCAACCACTCTTAACACATCTCAGGAAAACTGGTTAAGATCATTTGGAGAACCATCAAGTTAATCTGGTCTTTACCAAGGATTGTTGGGAGGAGAGAATTAAACCCACAATCGGCCTGATTACGACCTGATCAAAACTCTGACCTAGGTTAAGGGTTAAAAAGATTAAGAGGAAGAAAGTGTGGGAAAGATGTGGGAAGATTGAGTGTGAAGGAAAATACAAGATCACCTAATCGGAATGCAAGGATAGAAGAGGGTAAGTGGGTCTAATACAGAGCCTGAACATCACAAATCAAATCAATATTCCAAGCTCAAATGTAAATGTGCCCTGAACAAAAACGAAGAGTCACTGATTCATTTGAGTGTCTAAGCTGTTTCCATACACATTTTGGATGTGCGCTTGTGCACATGCATTTTTTATGGGATAACAAAAATGAGAGTGATGGGATGgaattaatggacaaaccagcaaacAGGCCACATTGCACAGCATTAGAAATGTTCTTCTGGTATTTTAAAATCTTTCAGCCAAAGTccatcaaagtggttcagtattattacaaAACTTTTTAGAcgtgaggtgtccaaactcagtccaggaggaccggtgtcctgctgagtttagctccaacacaccAGCGAGTATATGATATTTAGTAAGAGGttgattaactggttcaggtgggtgtgattagggttggagctaaactctccaggacaccggcccctcAGGAGCAAGTTTGTACACCCTGTTCTACAGCATCTGTACCCCCAAATAGTGGTCAAGTGCCTTCAAATCCACAGTATGTTCATTGGGTTTCATCTTCTGAAGTAcaggtaatttattatattaaaaaaaaagcccACAGTTGCTTCTAGTCTAGcaaattcttttttttctgtttgagaTTTGATGCCAGTTTATTaagaagtgacaattttgttctctttgactcattggatggaaactgtGACTTATtaggcaaatgttttatgcaatatttcagtttcGCACATAAATCAAATGTGCATCTTCGAATGGAAACGGCATCTGAAATATCTGGCACTACACCTCTTTTCTCTGTGTTCCCCTTTGAATAGTTACTTGTTGTGGTATAGCCAACAGTTTTTTCTAAAATGGAATATTACTTGATAAAGATCGAAATTGTcggcacaatggctcagtggttagcactgtcacttcacagcaggaaggtcactggttcgggtgtctgctgggtcagatggcatttatGTCTTTTTCGATAAAAATCTATTATCAAAAGTGTTggcgacaaatttcataatcgATACGTTGTGTGTCACGTGAcgcttgattatttaaaaaaaaaaaaaaaaaacactttagttcagCACGGAGCGAAGTAAACACGGTCTATCTCATGAACTGATACAGAGTTCGGCACCTCATAGAAAAGGATGAGGAGGAAGGAAGTTTAGCAGCAGGGTAAATCACTACAGAATTCTAATTTTGTTCCATTTTGAAGTTAGGAATGTAAAGTCCCTGGTGCTGGTCTTTGCTCTTTATCTagcttgacaagcatgacaagttTGCGTCCGCTCGTTAACCCTTAGCGGCGACTGAAAGTTTCAAACTGAGCTTTGGTGAGTTGGCTGgcgctgagccagagaaagacttGTCATATTATCACAGTTATGCAGCATTTAAACCacctaatgcttattttatgttttatgtttatgcttattttatgtaaatttacACAAGCACtggtaaaacaatacatttagagtttgtaaaacacacaagactGTCTATGGAAatctaacaatccattcaaatacaATTTGCCGATGTGTTtaattcatatcagatacacatagTGAAACTAAAGTTAAATCTATTCTACTCTAAGTTCACCAGCCACTCATTTGCATGTATTTGTGGAGTAACTGATGAATTTATGTGCTGAATCCTGCATTTTCCGCTTTTATGAATGAGGCAAACACGCGGCCGCGAGTAAACGCCCATCTCAAATTATAATCAGGATCAAGATCATTTATACAGGTAGCTGATGACATGATGAGCAAGTGTGTGATTATGTTAAATTAAActggaaaaaactaaataaagagATACATCTGTCATACAGTGATATTGTGGCTGCAGTGTCACATAACAAACATAACAAACGTCATTGAAACATtaagcggacgtgcaacaactttaatcataaggtaaacacaaaacaaaagggtccatctggagctccttcacgggactccaaaCATGCACACACTTGCTCCATCGGGCTCGTGCAGCTCTCATCTCCCCccacacttgtcagcgctaccaagcccacagagcttgcgctatgcaacagattaatcgattattaaaataagcGTTAGTTGCAGtcctataattattttttttaaggttttcacCATTTATGggtaggacagtagagagtattgacgggaaagcatggggagcagagagaggggagggatcagcataggaccttgaggcgggaatcgaacttgggtcgccgtgagcaccggagTGTCGACGCACTACCACTACGCCATTGGTGCCACCgttagttggcatttttgtgtggagtatgcatgctCTCCCTatgttgggtttcctccggttgctcccccaaagtccaaagacatgcattataggggaactgaataaacaaaattggctagtgtaggtgtgtgaatgcgagagtgtataaatgtttaccagtactgggttgcactgGGTGTAAAACATATTGGATAAGTTGGCCActgtcattctgctgtggtgacccctgacgattaaagggactaagccaaaagaaaatgaatgaatgaagaaggAAATTAATTCTTTATTATACAAACGTCACACTGTTTGATGCTCTCCGCTTGTAAATATTTACAACTGTCCCTTAAGATTGAGCCATCAATCACTGAACACAAACCAGTTAAGAGCCACATATGGGAACTGGGCGGACGTAGTAAGCAGCTGCAAAATGACAGGTTCAAATCCAGTAAATGAGATTATGCAGTGCTAAGGAAGACTAAGCTGTCAGGGGTCGGTTATGGAACGGGCCCTTCATGGCCAGCGTGCCTCTAGAATGGAGATTAGGTCCCTGAGCTGAGGTTATTGTTAAAACCTTGCATGCGCTTTCAAACCTATAACCGTTGGGAGACTTCCCTTTTAACACCATCTAGTAACAGGATTAGAGACACACTAGAACAAGCAGCCAATCAAGCACATGAAAACACAGGTCAGGCTCTTTCAGTGTTACAGGGCTGAGCCTGATCAACCTTTAGGAGAGGTTTATGTAATGGCAGTGTAAAGCGGTCAgtatgtttgtaaataatgtcTGGTGCAACAGAAGTTATCCATAAAAAGCAGCACACACGAAACATCAGTATTCTACATTTAGGGCAGGGTGAtgagataataataattatcgtAATTTTAAAAACCCCTCGATGAAATTGACACTTTCAATAAAATTCAACAtaaagcagggctcgaaattgcgaccattttggtcgcatatgcgcccgaaattttatctatgcgaccttaaaaaatatttgggagcatttctgcgagtgcttaaaattgttatgtgcgaccagtttttactgtaaaatgttcaccacatgcgcggattcgggagaaatttacgcagaatgcatctctgcacttgcaacgcgaaacgcagcgctcgggaatggtttaaaacagttgtcatgtcaacttgcttcagtaaacaaatccaagtccgtaacgcgtgccccgccttcacgctcttcttgttggcccactgctctagcactgaacgcgaatgattggttaatatcagctgtcaatcactcagtcagcgctTCTGGCTagggatgacagagagagagctgttaccgcgaaaaattgtaaagcgctgaagaggagaatgaagataacactgacagattttgttttagaaaccatgacatctaaagttataaatactgaaacatcttagtagtgatcatgtgctaaatgttaatccactatctacacttttccaagagtagaagacttccattggcttcaagtccgctataaaaagtctgtgggatggagttttcaggtaactgtttgccacatctagcacgagagcttctgtttaatctcttatataatcgccagatgctgtctgcCATGCAAGggacagctatatgtcaaattgaacaccACGTACACTATCGCGAACGGGCTTGcattgagtaaactaatatcgctacttataaaaataaaccggtattgctattaacatgtatgcatataataagctaCAATCTGTGTCAAAAGCattagtgcaatatcagacagtacttgtgagaacagcacagttataccgttaacagattcatttaagTGCGTGCAGGGcaggtgagcgctccgtgtatgcttttgctcactcagttctattataaaaatctattttcttgtgataacgggatttcgttgagacatattttcctcacgcttgcatttatatatatataattttttttgcttgttagtttgataagtgttgattttaaatacaataaatatgtttgtataaaacgtgtagtaacggtgctcataaatggtgggtgcgactaaattttgtctgatgcgcctaaatgtttaaagttaggagcaccggtgctaccaagcaaaaaggttaatttcgagccctgtaaagGTTATGTTCCTTGGTGCCAGACGGgcaggtctgagtatttcagaaactgctgatcttctgggattttcatgcaaaaccatctctagggtttacagagaatgggccgaaaaagagaaaatatcctgtgagcggcagttctgtgagcgcaaatgttgatgccagaggtcagaggagaatggccagactggttccagctgatagaaaggcaacagtaactcaaataaccactcgttacaaccgaggtgtgcagaagagcatctctaaacacacaccacgtccaaccttgaggcagatgggctacagcagcagaagaccacacagggtgccactcctgacagctaagaacaggaacctgaggctacaatttgcacaggctcaccaaaattggacaatagaagattggaaagacTCTGCC
This sequence is a window from Danio rerio strain Tuebingen ecotype United States chromosome 16, GRCz12tu, whole genome shotgun sequence. Protein-coding genes within it:
- the trim71 gene encoding E3 ubiquitin-protein ligase TRIM71; amino-acid sequence: MASFPDSDLQTCPLCKELCGCSAPISSNSSTSSSSSQTSNSSSTSSTRRLHVLPCLHAFCRQCLEGQRSPGDPLKLRCPTCDQKVSLSESGVDALPSSNFLFSNLLDVVVSAEEQGKNGRSSAVVHHGGLLRPQHLSDPQCSSCDEGNPATSHCLDCQEYLCDNCVRAHQRVRLTKDHFIEGLLESLHLANRTNNSNTPVSISQSFHNSFSMLNVFQERMDFCQHHDDAVLRFFCDSCTVPICRECSLGRHAGHSFTYLQDALQDSRALTIQLLADAQQGRQAIQLSIEKAQAIAEQVELKAKVVQSEVKTITLRHKKALEERECELLWKVEKIRQVKAKSLYLQVEKLHQNLTKLDSTIATVTQVLEEGRSIDVLLAREHMLNQLQELKSLRCILQPQEDDRIMFTPPDQALLIAIKSLGLISSGAFATASKAHGEGIKRALQGKPASFTVVGYDHDGEPRLSGGDSVSVVLMSPDGNLSSAEVSDHQDGTYTVSYLPKGEGEHLLSVLICNQHIEGSPFKVMVKSGRSYGGVGLPMASFGGEGDGDGQLCRPWGICVDKEGYVVVADRSNNRVQIFKPCGTFHHKFGTLGSRPGQFDRPAGVACDSQRRIIVADKDNHRIQIFTFDGQFLLKFGEKGTKNGQFNYPWDVAVNFEGKILVSDTRNHRVQLFGPDGTFLNKYGFEGALWKHFDSPRGVAFNQEGHLVVTDFNNHRLLVIRPDCQSARFLGSEGTGNGQFLRPQGVAVDQEDRIIVADSRNHRIQVFEPNGNFLCKFGTHGNGFGQMDRPSGIAVTPDGVIVAVDFGNNRILMF